The following coding sequences lie in one Cloeon dipterum chromosome 1, ieCloDipt1.1, whole genome shotgun sequence genomic window:
- the LOC135948640 gene encoding COX assembly mitochondrial protein homolog encodes MGSTAAQDPLKEFKRHETGKGPHGLGDPEDKSLRKVEEQVLIPKIMRERAKVEKCTDEVKAFNDCCSQSSLAMVFSCRKENSALKSCLERWYKDETFKTECTNKFLDDRSEFRRTGLERKYRSQRL; translated from the exons ATGGGCTCCACCGCAGCACAGGATCCGTTGAAGGAATTCAAACGGCATGAAACCGGCAAAGGGCCACATGGATTAG GAGACCCAGAAGATAAGTCTTTGAGAAAGGTTGAGGAGCAAGTCTTAATCCCAAAAATTATGAGGGAGCGGGCCAAGGTAGAAAAGTGCACAGATGAAGTCAAAG CATTCAACGACTGCTGCAGCCAGTCAAGTTTGGCAATGGTGTTTAGCTGCCGGAAAGAAAATTCGGCGCTTAAAAGCTGCTTGGAGCGGTGGTACAAAGACGAGACATTCAAGACCGAgtgcacaaataaatttttagatgacAGAAGCGAATTTAGAAGAACTGGtttagaaagaaaatatcGGTCGCAGAGGTTATGA
- the LOC135948636 gene encoding U4/U6 small nuclear ribonucleoprotein Prp4-like, translating to MSDEEESVFVKKSKTIHYGSLEDSERAKLTNTLSSVLGPDPSTLVGHTTEIDNIMISNEYLELENVMNRDRSALLEEFEKRKLKRQINVSTDDEEVKRNLRHLGEPVCIFGEGPAERRIRLRELLATLGEDAIKKKRDDDEEKVEKIDKDQEHQTWYHEGPDSLRVARMWLAEYSLPRAKERLDKARTLVGVDDMTKTAKKQELLKKLNAMSIYCSQIGDTRPISFCRFSPDSKMLVTGSWSGLCKLWSVPSCERILTFKGHDCNVGAIVFHPEATLREGERVCDLASCAVDGSVKLWTLNSEDSLATVEGHAPHRVSRVEFHPSGRFLGTCCYDNSWRLWDLEQCQEVLHQEGHCKPVFCIAFQVDGSVCATGGLDAFGRVWDLRTGRCIMFMEGHLKSIYGIDYSSNGYHIITGSEDHSCKVWDMRKRACLYTIPAHLNLISQVKYQPNQGEFLVTGSFDTTAKLWSQKNWQPLKTLSGHDGKIMCVDISSDSNYIATSSYDRTFKLWSPEL from the exons ATGTCTGACGAAGAGGAGTCTGtttttgtcaaaaagtctAAAACAATTCACTATGGTTCGTTGGAGGATTCGGAGAGGGCAAAACTTACCAACACACTGTCCTCTGTGCTTGGACCAGACCCAAGCACTCTCGTGGGACATACCACTGAGATTGATAATATTATGATTTCGAATG aataTTTGGAGTTGGAGAATGTTATGAACAGAGACAGATCAGCACTTTTGGAAGAATTTGAAAAGAGGAAACTGAAAAGGCAGATCAATGTGTCCACGGACGATGAAGAAGTGAAGAGAAACCTACGCCATTTAGGAGAACCAGTATGCATATTTGGTGAAGGTCCAGCAGAACGGAGAATTCGTCTGAGGGAGCTCTTGGCAAC GCTTGGGGAGGATGCCATCAAGAAAAAGCGAGATGACGACGAGGAAAAGGTGGAGAAAATAGACAAAGACCAGGAGCACCAAACATGGTATCACGAGGGGCCTGATTCGCTGCGTGTGGCCAGGATGTGGCTCGCCGAGTACTCCCTGCCGAGAGCCAAGGAACGTCTAGATAAAGCGCGAACCCTAGTTGGCGTGGACGACATGACAAAGACTGCTAAAAAACAGGAGTTGTTGAAGAAGCTGAATGCAATGAGCATTTATTGCAGTCAAATTGGAGACACAAGGCCAATCTCCTTCTGCCGTTTCAGTCCAGACAGCAAAATGCTTGTCACTGGATCTTG GAGTGGTCTCTGCAAACTGTGGTCAGTTCCTAGTTGCGAGCGCATTCTGACTTTCAAAGGACATGATTGCAATGTAGGCGCTATCGTGTTCCACCCTGAGGCCACCTTGCGAGAAGGAGAACGTGTTTGCGACCTTGCATCATGCGCAGTTGATGGCTCAGTTAAACTGTGGACCTTGAacag TGAGGACTCATTAGCCACTGTTGAAGGCCACGCGCCTCACAGGGTTTCCAGAGTAGAATTCCACCCGTCAGGTCGCTTCCTTGGCACCTGCTGCTATGACAACTCGTGGCGGCTGTGGGACTTGGAGCAGTGCCAAGAAGTTCTGCATCAGGAAGGGCACTGCAAGCCTGTTTTCTGCATCGCTTTCCAAGTCGATGGATCGGTTTGCGCGACAGG AGGTCTTGATGCTTTTGGCAGAGTGTGGGATTTGAGGACAGGGCGCTGCATAATGTTCATGGAGGGCCACTTGAAATCGATCTACGGAATCGACTACTCTAGCAATGG TTACCACATTATCACAGGGAGCGAAGACCACTCCTGTAAGGTGTGGGACATGAGGAAGAGGGCCTGCTTATACACCATTCCAGCCCACCTCAATCTCATCTCACAAGTCAAATATCAGCCAAATCAGGGAGAATTCTTGGTCACTGGATCCTTTGACACTACAGCCAAG CTGTGGTCGCAAAAAAACTGGCAACCTCTGAAAACGCTATCTGGACACGATGGCAAGATTATGTGCGTTGACATTTCTTCCGACTCGAATTACATTGCAACTTCATCATATGATAGGACATTTAAGCTGTGGTCACCGGAActctaa
- the LOC135934684 gene encoding nardilysin-like: protein MKRALLALSRLSNNEKAKKLSRRSEGSKMLTNEDDKPFSILPNPKQSENDKKEYRVIKLKNGLTALLIHQNHEEEEHAANDEESTTSSQGDEPMEEGSDSDDSGSDSGKDSSETHQSAASLTVGVGSFEDPDDLPGLAHFLEHMVFMGSEKYPQENDFDAFIKKQGGEDNASTDWETTTFYFISQPQAFKDALDRFSQFFISPLLKKEAMQREREAIESEFNLNLASDYNRKSQLLGSLAKKNHPVTKFAWGNIRSLGGKAGDEQEKKDSEVHARLRQFREKHYLAEAMTLAVQSTHSLDMLQEFVVDTFGAVPYGNPPKKTKPEITPDLEAPFNTTEFNKIYYVAPVKDIQEVQLTWSLPSMLNKYKSKPERYVSWVIGYEGKGSLIEYLRKKVWALELVAGSEDSGSDHNSYYLHFSLTVSLTEEGYKNIDKVLEAVFGFLHMMHHEGPQERIYKELKSIAETKFRFTPEPSPGDNVESLSEHMHKYPSEHYITGSELFYEYDPEGIRECLSYLQHNNVNVMILTNGHKQKYDLKEPWFNTPYTVQDISPEQLSSWENATVLDAFTLPEPNPYLTSNFSIFEPEDDASDYPIKVVKHSAGELWFKQDKKFNLPRAYIIFHLISPLIFLSPENACMLDMMIGGWKQQLTTKVYPAEVAELSYSISPTESGTGQGISIMVWGYNEKLPLFMETILKEWDGFEESFSKDLFDAVKDVVKKSYYNGALKPSKLHKDIANSVIKSTHWTVIQKYEAIGSISYEQLKLYSKQLKNRLYCRMLIQGNMLKAQAIDTFGLVQKTLNYKPLIANTWPHARMVQIPIGEHFVTVESIDGNNSNSAITQHFFCGLASFREVSIAEMIMFMFGESAFDFLRTKEQLGYSVSTPLSIAKGILRFAVSVNNQEDKNSLSHVDEKIQEFLLKFYNDLKVMTPEQLEELRVSAMRQKMQADLQLREEVNRNWEEVYTEEFMFDRNKKEHDEIANITHQELLEFFHKYVFDHQFVRTLSVAVKAFVPSSNKTVEDINKCSLKEMCIKYTEPGELKRKVNHIQDIDEFKRSLYLYPTHKVLN from the exons ATGAAAAGAGCACTACTGGCATTGTCAAGGCTGAGCAACAACGAAAAAGCAAAGAAGCTCTCTCGCAGGAGCGAAGGGAGCAAGATGTTGACCAACGAAGACGACAAGCCATTCTCTATTTTGCCAAATCCAAAACAGtctgaaaatgacaaaaaggaATATag AGTAATTAAGCTGAAAAATGGATTGACCGCTCTCTTGATCCACCAAAACCACGAAGAAGAAGAACACGCAGCAAATGATGAAGAGTCGACAACCAGCTCGCAAGGTGACGAGCCGATGGAGGAAG GCAGCGACTCGGATGACAGTGGATCAGATAGTGGCAAGGACTCATCAGAAACT CACCAGTCGGCAGCTAGCTTGACGGTCGGTGTTGGCAGTTTTGAGGATCCAGACGATCTGCCAGGTCTAGCTCATTTTTTGGAGCACATGGTCTTCATGGGCAGCGAGAAGTATCCgcaggaaaatgattttgacgCATTCATAAAG AAACAAGGTGGCGAAGATAACGCGTCGACCGATTGGGAAACAACGACATTCTACTTCATTTCCCAACCGCAAGCCTTCAAAGACGCACTCGACAGATTCTCCCAGTTCTTCATTTCTCCTTTGCTGAAGAAGGAAGCGATGCAGCGCGAGCGAGAGGCGATCGAATctg AGTTCAACCTCAATTTGGCGTCTGATTACAACCGAAAGTCACAGCTGCTGGGTAGCTTGGCTAAGAAAAACCACCCCGTTACCAAGTTTGCGTGGGGCAACATCCGTTCTCTGGGTGGCAAAGCCGGTGATGAGCAAGAGAAGAAGGACAGCGAGGTTCACGCCAGACTGAGGCAGTTCAGAGAGAAGCATTACCTGGCAGAGGCGATGACCCTGGCGGTGCAGAGTACTCACAGCTTGGACATGCTGCAGGAGTTTGTCGTCGACACTTTTGGCGCCGTCCCCTATGGAAATCCTCCCAAGAAAACTAAACCAGAAATCACTCCAGACTTGGAGGCCCCTTTCAACACCACTGAGTTCAATAAGATTTATTACGTTGCCCCAGTCAAGGACATCCAAGAG GTGCAGCTTACTTGGTCGTTGCCCTCCATGCTGAACAAGTACAAATCCAAGCCAGAACGCTACGTATCTTGGGTGATCGGATACGAAGGCAAAGGAAGCCTTATAGAGTACCTGCGAAAAAA AGTGTGGGCGTTGGAACTGGTCGCAGGAAGCGAGGATTCTGGAAGCGACCACAACTCCTATTATCTCCACTTCAGCCTCACTGTGTCCCTGACTGAGGAGGGATACAAAAACATTGACAAG GTATTGGAGGCTGTCTTTGGTTTTCTGCATATGATGCATCATGAAGGTCCGCAAGAGCGGATCTACAAGGAACTGAAGTCAATCGCTGAGACAAAGTTCCGATTCACTCCAGAGCCGAGCCCTGGCGACAACGTGGAGTCATTGTCTGAGCATATGCACAAATACCCTTCAGAACACTACATCACCGGCTCTGAGCTCTTCTACGAATACGACCCAGAAGGCATCAGAGAGTGCCTCAGTTACTTGCAGCACAACAACGTGAACGTTATGATTCTGACCAATGGACACAAGCAAAAATATGACCTCAAAGAGCCCTGGTTCAACACGCCCTACACCGTTCAAg ACATTTCACCTGAGCAGCTCTCCAGTTGGGAAAATGCAACGGTCCTAGATGCTTTTACTCTTCCTGAGCCAAATCCATATTTGACCTCAAACTTCTCAATTTTCGAACCTGAAGATGATGCCTCAGACTACCCGATAAAAGTAGTGAAGCATTCGGCTGGAGAATTGTGGTTTAAGCAAGACAAGAAATTCAACCTTCCTAGAGCTTACATAATTTTCCATCTGATATCtcctttgatttttctttcgccGGAAAA CGCCTGCATGCTGGACATGATGATTGGCGGCTGGAAGCAGCAACTGACCACCAAAGTCTACCCTGCCGAGGTTGCTGAACTCTCTTACTCGATTAGCCCGACAGAATCAGGAACAGGTCAAGGAATTTCCATCATGGTCTGGGGATACAACGAAAAACTGCCG CTCTTCATGGAAACTATATTGAAAGAGTGGGATGGCTTTGAAGAAAGCTTTAGCAAGGATTTATTTGACGCAGTTAAGGATGTTGTGAAGAAGAGCTACTACAATGGTGCTCTTAAACCTTCAAAGTTGCATAA GGACATTGCCAACAGTGTTATCAAGAGCACTCACTGGACTGTTATACAAAAATACGAGGCAATTGGCAGCATTTCTTATGAGCAGCTAAAACTGTACTCGAAGCAGTTGAAAAATCGGCTCTATTGCCGCATGCTCATCCAAGGCAACATGCTCAAAGCGCAAGCTATCGATACATTTGGTCTCGTCCAAAAAACGCTGAATTACAAGCCTCTGATTGCCAATACTTGGCCCCAC GCCCGAATGGTGCAAATTCCAATCGGTGAACATTTTGTGACTGTCGAGTCGATCGACGGGAACAACTCAAACTCTGCTATCACCCAGCATTTCTTCTGTGGACTCGCAAGCTTCAGAGAAGTCAGCATAGCAGAAATGATAATG TTCATGTTTGGAGAGTCTGCTTTTGACTTTCTGCGCACCAAAGAGCAACTAGGATACAGCGTTAGCACACCTTTGTCCATAGCAAAGGGTATTCTCAGGTTTGCTGTGTCCGTGAACAACCAAGAAGACAAAAACTC TCTCAGCCAcgttgatgaaaaaattcaggAATTCCTCCTGAAATTCTACAACGACCTGAAAGTGATGACGCCCGAACAACTGGAGGAGTTGAGGGTTTCTGCCATGCGGCAAAAGATGCAAGCTGACTTACAGCTCAGAGAAGAAGTCAACAGGAATTGGGAGGAGGTTTACACAGAGGAATTCATGTTTGATAGAAACAAGAAggag CACGACGAAATTGCTAACATCACACACCAGGAATTGCTcgaatttttccacaaataTGTGTTTGACCATCAGTTTGTCAGAACTCTATCTGTTGCT GTTAAAGCGTTTGTGCCTTCAAGCAACAAAACGGTTGAAGACATCAACAAGTGCTCTCTCAAGGAAATGTGTATCAAGTACACAGAGCCTGGCGAACTGAAGCGAAAGGTGAACCACATTCAGGACATTGATGAATTCAAGAGAAGCCTTTACTTATACCCCACTCacaaagtattaaattaa
- the Tsen2 gene encoding tRNA-splicing endonuclease subunit Sen2, which yields MNMRKLSNFQPKHHGRGSALGATHPLPIVIESLSGFPAHSDAWPCYSGIFTGHMILVPSKDDAEALHRMGCFGNPVTRKFNSLSEHPPILRQRQFERRNKWAKLLGERQARKESSESEEEFEVPDISELRVPAEDEDLIDQEEREPENNVSSKSTESDDVIVEEEVQIRKRRGWLPSLSDWINLKEDMPFFDDQKSPNTHVIEVDDEITILNGDGEFPSAPNKESLIKSSDDDIEIIMDDRETDIMEVPNDEEMKNSSPLGEEEEGMVVDDNFTPHLGDANNSVAIVINDTDCLGSRDDLIKHWKPQLVPHAFKSCDESSNLSLEEGFFLSWALNCLQISASKKILCEHENNNRSSPQPGPSGLQLNEALIELQPTFSWDLFCQVEPNFPARYAVYHHLRSKGWVVKSGSKFGAEFVVYKDGPSQYHASSVVVIETHLKRLQWQRLLTLNRIAETTSKEVVICRVSWPRECPTDAISWLSKVSISDRVFKRHSLKRPSNGEKDSDSFTRSDSDCSDG from the exons ATGAACATGAGGAAACTGAGCAACTTTCAGCCCAAGCACCATGGAAGAGGATCGGCACTAGGCGCAACTCACCCTCTACCAATTGTCATTGAAAGCCTCTCTGGCTTCCCAGCTCATTCGGACGCTTGGCCTTGCTACAGCGGAATCTTCACTGGACACATGATTCTGGTGCCAAGCAAAGACGATGCCGAGGCGCTTCACAGAATG GGATGTTTCGGAAATCCAGTCACAAGGAAATTTAACTCGTTGTCAGAGCATCCTCCAATCCTTCGCCAACGTCAGTTTGAGCGCAGAAACAAATGGGCCAAACTATTGGGAGAAAGACAGGCCAGGAAGGAGAGCAGTGAGAGTGAAGAGGAGTTTGAGGTGCCTGATATCTCCGAGCTCAGGGTGCCTGCAGAAGACGAGGACCTGATTGACCAGGAGGAGCGGGAACCTGAAAATAATGTGTCTAGCAAGAGCACAGAAAGTGATGATGTGATAGTCGAGGAAGAGGTGCAAATCAGAAAAAGGAGAGGCTGGCTTCCATCGTTATCAGACTGGATTAACCTAAAAGAGGACATGCCATTTTTTGACGATCAGAAGTCGCCAAACACTCATGTAATTGAGGTTGATGACGAGATTACCATACTAAATGGAGATGGAGAGTTTCCGAGTGCACCAAACAaagaaagtttaattaaaagcagtgATGATGATATTGAAATCATCATGGACGACAGAGAGACGGACATTATGGAAGTGCCAAATGACGAGGAAATGAAGAACTCTTCTCCGCTGGGCGAGGAGGAGGAGGGCATGGTTGTTGACGATAACTTCACACCTCATTTGGGCGATGCAAATAATAGTGTAGCAATTGTCATTAATGACACTGACTGTCTCGGCAGCAGAGACGATCTCATCAAGCATTG GAAGCCCCAGTTAGTGCCACATGCATTTAAGAGTTGTGACGAATCGTCTAACTTGAGTCTCGAAGAGGGCTTCTTCTTATCCTGGGCCCTGAATTGCTTGCAAATATCAGCGTCAAAGAAGATCCTCTGCGAACACGAGAACAACAACAGGAGCAGTCCTCAACCTGGACCTTCAGGTCTGCAGCTTAATGAG GCCTTAATTGAGTTGCAGCCAACATTTTCTTGGGACTTGTTCTGCCAAGTGGAACCAAACTTTCCTGCCAGGTACGCTGTGTATCATCACCTCAGGTCAAAAGGGTGGGTTGTCAAGTCTGGCAGTAAATTTGGAGCTGAGTTTG TGGTTTACAAAGACGGTCCTAGTCAATACCACGCGTCGAGCGTGGTTGTCATTGAAACTCATTTGAAACGGCTTCAGTGGCAGAGGCTGCTCACCTTGAACCGAATCGCCGAAACAACAAGCAAG GAGGTAGTCATTTGCAGAGTGTCATGGCCACGGGAATGTCCCACTGATGCAATTAGTTGGCTCTCAAAAGTATCGATTTCTGACAGAGTGTTTAAGCGCCACTCTTTAAAGAGACCGTCAAATGGAGAGAAGGATTCGGATTCTTTCACACGCTCGGATTCAGACTGCTCCGATGGTTAA
- the Non1 gene encoding nucleolar GTP-binding protein 1, producing MALYNFKKIMVVPPAKDFIDIILSKTQRKTPTVVHKQYKISRIRSFYMRKVKFTQQNFHDRLSQIIQDFPKLDNVHPFYADLMNILYDKDHYKLALGQLNTARHLIDNVGKDYARLLKFGDTLYRCKQLKRAALGRMATIMKRQGPNLSYLESVRQHLARLPSIDPYTRTLILCGFPNVGKSSFINKITRADVEVQPYAFTTKSLYVGHMDYMYLRWQVIDTPGILDKPLEERNTIEMQAVTALAHLRACVIYMMDLSEQCGKTLEEQVKLFESIKPLFANKPLIIAFNKIDVTPLTALDDDRKQVLEQIMKENTVMEMSTLTEVGVIEIKQHACDKLLSSRVENKTRQNKTEGILNRLHVTEPAPRDQKARPPCIPEGALEFRKKRLAQLAAKKAEEEGESEEEDDDMDVEKKKTERDIELEEGDDYILDLKKRYDLPEEEKYDNIPEFWEGHNIADYIDPEIFYKLETLEKDEELREAAGMYVIPKMELDETMMEISKLAKKIREKKAILQDEARVNKSSTKAKLPRTAAAKDRNRSVSRLRSQMNEVGVEPSESENAHFKKANKRGRSATKSPVATKRVRVDSEGRARSVSKTPRDEMGVKNPEMRLRLKDKAHKAIRKKVGKKGLKGEADRFIGTKMPKHLFVGKRGVGKTDRR from the exons ATGGCTCTGTACaactttaagaaaattatggTGGTCCCTCCCGCCAAG gACTTCATTGACATCATCCTGTCAAAAACTCAGAGGAAGACACCAACCGTAGTGCACaagcaatataaaatttcaaggatTAGGTCATTTTACATGCGCAAAGTGAAGTTCACACAACAGAATTTCCACGACCGTCTCTCACAAATTATTCAAGATTTTCCAAAGCTTGAT AATGTCCACCCTTTTTATGCTGATTTGATGAACATCTTGTACGACAAGGATCACTACAAACTTGCTCTGGGTCAGCTCAACACTGCTAGGCATCTGATCGACAA CGTTGGAAAGGATTATGCTCGACTCCTTAAGTTTGGTGACACGCTGTACAGATGCAAGCAGCTCAAAAGAGCCGCACTTGGAAg AATGGCGACAATTATGAAGCGTCAGGGTCCGAATCTGTCTTACCTGGAAAGCGTGCGGCAGCATCTGGCCCGTCTGCCATCGATTGACCCGTACACACGCACCCTCATTCTCTGTGGCTTCCCTAATGTCGGCAAATCGAGCTTCATCAACAAG ATCACCAGGGCTGACGTCGAGGTGCAGCCGTACGCGTTCACCACCAAGTCGCTCTACGTGGGCCACATGGACTACATGTATCTTCGCTGGCAGGTGATCGACACGCCTGGAATCCTGGACAAGCCGCTTGAGGAGAGGAACACAATCGAAATGCAGGCTGTCACTGCGTTGGCTCACCTCAGGGCCTGCGTCATCTACATGATGGACCTGTCTGAGCAGTGCGGAAAAACTCTGGAAGAGCAGGTGAAACTGTTCGAGAGTATCAAACCGTTGTTTGCCAACAAG CCCCTGATTATTGCCTTCAACAAAATCGATGTCACTCCATTGACCGCTCTTGACGATGACCGCAAGCAAGTTCTTGAGCAGATCATGAAGGAGAACACTGTGATGGAAATGAGTACTCTCACAGAAGTTGGCGTCATTGAAATCAAGCAACAT GCTTGCGACAAACTGCTTTCCAGCAGAGTCGAGAACAAAACCAGACAGAACAAGACTGAGGGCATCTTGAACAGGCTCCACGTCACTGAACCAGCTCCGAGAGACCAGAAAGCCAGACCACCTTGTATTCCGG AGGGTGCGTTAGAGTTCCGCAAGAAGCGCTTGGCTCAGTTAGCCGCCAAAAAGGCAGAGGAGGAAGGCGAATCTGAAGAGGAGGATGATGACATGGATGtggagaagaagaagacaGAGCGGGATATTGAGCTTGAAGAGGGAGATGATTACATCCTCGACTTGAAGAAGAGATATGACCTGCctgaagaggaaaaatatgaTAACATCCCCGAGTTCTGGGAAGGACACAACATTGCTGATTACATTGACCCTGAAATCTTCTAc AAACTTGAAACTTTGGAGAAGGATGAGGAGCTGCGGGAGGCTGCTGGCATGTACGTGATTCCCAAAATGGAGCTGGATGAGACCATGATGGAGATCAGCAAACTGGCCAAGAAGATCCGCGAGAAGAAGGCCATCCTTCAGGACGAGGCCAGGGTGAACAAGAGCAGCACCAAGGCCAAGCTGCCCAGGACAGCGGCTGCCAAGGACAGAAATAGAAGCGTCTCCCGGCTGAGAAGCCAGATGAACGAAGTGGGCGTTGAGCCGTCGGAGAGTGAAAAC GCGCATTTCAAGAAGGCTAATAAGAGAGGCCGATCAGCCACCAAGAGCCCCGTCGCCACCAAGAGAGTCCGTGTAGACTCCGAGGGAAGGGCGAGAAGCGTATCGAAAACGCCAAGAGACGAGATGGGCGTGAAGAATCCAGAG ATGCGCCTCAGGCTGAAGGACAAGGCTCACAAAGCCATCAGGAAGAAGGTGGGCAAGAAGGGTCTCAAGGGCGAGGCCGACAGGTTCATCGGCACCAAGATGCCGAAACACTTGTTCGTTGGCAAGAGAGGCGTCGGCAAAACCGACAGGAGGTAA
- the Ggamma1 gene encoding guanine nucleotide-binding protein subunit gamma-1 → MDMMISSLQQQKRVTEQLRREAAIRRILVSQAATDIMKYISDHQQEDCLLVGFSSQKANPFREKSSCNLL, encoded by the coding sequence ATGGACATGATGATCAGCTCTCTCCAACAGCAGAAGAGAGTGACGGAGCAGCTGCGCCGTGAGGCGGCCATCCGGAGGATACTCGTGTCCCAGGCCGCCACAGACATCATGAAGTACATCTCGGACCACCAGCAGGAGGACTGCCTGCTGGTAGGCTTCAGCTCCCAAAAAGCCAATCCGTTTAGAGAAAAGAGCAGTTGCaatttgttgtaa